The DNA sequence TGCACCCTTTGTTGATTTATTGTCTATCAGTTTGGATATTTCTGCATCGATATAGTCGGATATATCCCTGTCTGTAATTTTTGATGTCAATGCATTCAATGTGCTTGATGAGAAGCAGATCACCAATACGGATATCAATAATGATAAATACTTTTTCATATTCAGATTCTCCATTCTTCCTTAATCAACCATGGTTCAGTTATTAATCTACACTATAAAACTTAAGGAAAATCTGTTTTCTCTTAAAAATTCTTTATTAAATTCTTAAAATATTATTAATAATACTATGCTAAATAAAAAAATAACATGTTTATACAATAAATACGAACAAACGTTCTTGACACTATTTGTAATATAATGGTACTATATGTATACAACATTAATTATTATGTCAGATAAATATCGATAAAGTATATCTTCCGGAGGTGCATTATGAAAACAGCATGGTCGTTTTTGAAGACAGGAGTTATCTTCTTATTGATTTGTGCCATATTACTACAGACTGCTGAAGCACAGGCTTCTTCTGCATTTAGAGCGGCAGATTCCATGGCTCCATCTGCGCCAAAAAAACTTACAGTCACAAACAAAACCTGCACATCGGTTTCTTTTTCATGGACAGCTTCAACTGATAACAATGAAGTAAAGGGATATGAAGTCTACAGAGACGGCAAGCGGATAGTGACAGTCTCAAAGACATGCTATACAAATATGTGTCTGGTCCCGGGAAGAAATTATACATATACCATTAAGGCTTATGATTCTTCCGGAAACATATCAGTAAGCAGTGCTGTTTTGCATGTTACCACAAATAAAGATTTACAGCCCCCGGCAAGTCCTCACACACTGGCTGCAAATTCTCCGACCTGTACTACTATAGCGCTGTCCTGGGCTTCATCAACGGATAATACAGGTATTAAAGGCTATGAGGTGTTTTGCAACGGCAAAAAGACGGCGCTAACTTCAGCTACCAGCTACGTTTGCAAAAAACTCCTTCCTGGCACTACATATACTTTTACAGTAAAAGCATTGGATATAGCGGGTAACTACTCTCTAAGCAGTAATACCTGTTTATCAGGTACATTGCCCGATACAACAGCTCCATCAATGCCAGGCGGACTGAAAGCTGCCGAAGTTTCATATACGGAAGTGAATCTGGTCTGGAACTCCTCTTCTGAGAATGTAAAGGTTAAGAGCTATGAAATTTTTTGTGATGGCATAAAGAAAGGATCAACTACCAAGACATCCTATACCAGCAAAAACCTGATTCCAGGTAGAAGTTATACATATACTGTAAGGGCATTGGATACTTCCGGCAATATTTCAACTGAAAGCCCAAAACTCCACGTCCTGACAAAAGCAGATACAGAGCCACCTAAAGCACCAGACGGATTCAAGACCGGTTCCATCAGCAAATCTTCTGTTTCCCTTAAGTGGAAAGCTTCCAATGATAATACCAAAGTTAAAGGATATTATGTTTACTGTAACGGCATTAAAATCGCAGAAACAATCAGAACCTCCTATACCGTGAAAGGATTGGGCAACTTGTCCATAGCCGTTTTTTATATAAAAGCATATGACATATCAGGAAACCTTTCAGAAAACAGTAAAACTATAGGCATAATAATAGTATAGCTGAAGAAATATGCATTCACATAATATAGAAAAAAGCTACCATCCACTCTCAGGAGAGATATGAAAGGTAACTTATTAAGCTGTTTTTATTTATTAATAAACATCTATCAGAAATTTATATTATTTCCTTGAAAACTCCACCCTGACACGCTCTTGTCAGGTTTTCCTTCTAGCTAGTTTATTACGTATAGCCAGATATTTTCTTAAAATCCAAAGTACCGGCTTCATCACCGGTTTTTCCATATCTTTTGAGAGCTCTTTAAGCTTTTGTCTGATTTCTATGTGCTGTGGGCAAGCCTTTTCACACTTTCCACAGTTTATGCATAAAGATGCATTAGATGGCTTACCTCCTGACAAACCGCTTGTAAACGCCATATACTGAAAATTGGAGTGTTTTTCCTTAAAAAGATGCTTGCTGTTGTAATAATTAAAGCATAGAGGGATATCAACTCCTGCAGGGCAGGGCATACAATAACCGCATCCCGTACAGCCTACTCTCATAAGTCTGCTGTATTCCTGTTTCACTTTCCCGTACAACATAAGCTCTTCATCAGTCAGTGAACCGGCATACGCTTCTCCTGCTATCCTGATATTTTCCTCAATATGGCTCTCTTCATTCATCCCCGAAAGTACGACTGCTGCCTGTGGATGATTCCATATCCAGCGCAAGGCCCATTCAGCCGGAGTTCTTTGAACTGAAG is a window from the Clostridia bacterium genome containing:
- a CDS encoding fibronectin type III domain-containing protein, which codes for MKTAWSFLKTGVIFLLICAILLQTAEAQASSAFRAADSMAPSAPKKLTVTNKTCTSVSFSWTASTDNNEVKGYEVYRDGKRIVTVSKTCYTNMCLVPGRNYTYTIKAYDSSGNISVSSAVLHVTTNKDLQPPASPHTLAANSPTCTTIALSWASSTDNTGIKGYEVFCNGKKTALTSATSYVCKKLLPGTTYTFTVKALDIAGNYSLSSNTCLSGTLPDTTAPSMPGGLKAAEVSYTEVNLVWNSSSENVKVKSYEIFCDGIKKGSTTKTSYTSKNLIPGRSYTYTVRALDTSGNISTESPKLHVLTKADTEPPKAPDGFKTGSISKSSVSLKWKASNDNTKVKGYYVYCNGIKIAETIRTSYTVKGLGNLSIAVFYIKAYDISGNLSENSKTIGIIIV